The Lactuca sativa cultivar Salinas chromosome 2, Lsat_Salinas_v11, whole genome shotgun sequence genome includes the window TTGGTGCAGATATGATTATATTCCAAACATAAACAGATCCTATACAGTAAAATACAACTTCTAGTCTTCTACTATCTTTTGACACCTCATACTAAACACTCACACAGTTTACCAAATCAAAGTACACAAAACAAAATTCACGATTAATAGGGCTTCAAATCTACTTACCTTTCAAACTTTTAACTTTCAAGATTCAGCTATCAACAGTAGAAAATAGAGCCGTAATGATGTTGTAATACTTAATTCAGTTGCTAAAGTTGAGAACTTCCAGAGTCCATTGACAAAGTAGGAAGAAACTGGGGCTGCGATAGtatgagtatatagggtttttgCTTTTAAAAAGGATAACTAGTTTTGTTTGCAGATTCGATGCTTGCACATATGGGTGATTGTggtttttgataaataaattaaaacagCTGTAGAATTTCTTTTAACAACCATTAGCTCTATAAAGTTTAAAAGCAAAATCCATATCAAGTTTCAATATGAAAACGCACCAAAACTTGAACAGGTTGACTAAGACAAAAAGCATCACGCATGAAAATGGTTATACCTTGTTGACTTATTCGACGAGAGGATAAATGAGAATCGAAAGCGCGACACCCTGGAACCAACGAATATTGGTTTCAATTTATGGCTACAATACTTTGAGACTCTACAAAACGGAGAGCAACCAACTATAAGCCCACTTATATCTGTTAGTTGAATTCCCGAAGAAGGAGTTGTTAAGGTGATTGGGAGTGGTGAACTAGTAACCGGGGGCAGCAGGCGGAGGAATGAggaaggaagaaggaattgacgGCTTTTGGTTTGGAATTTCTGAAAACAAAGACGATCAATAGCTGTTGACTGGTTAAATTCAGACAACAAAAAAATACTCCTTTTTCTTTCACTTGACTGCGACCGCCGTGTACACCATTCTTTCCGGCGAGTTTGAGTGACAATCGGTTAGGGTTCAGGTTTTAACTTTTAATTCGATCAAATTAACAATTTGACGagacaaaaatataataaaagtgGTCCTCGATCATTATTAAGAACTTATTTCAATTTCTTTATTAGAAGTTTAAAACTATAAAAGgtaattattaatattattaatcaTGGACCACAAATTAGTCAAACTGAATTGAACATAAAATAATAGGAGAATTTCGTATATACCCTTATTAAACATCTAAATATCGTATTTACCCGACTTAaactttaaatatcatatttgcccttcctaatgttttaaaatatcgGATTTGCCCAAATCTATTTTTTAAAAccgtttttattatttaataattcttttttatattttaaaatcattaaatataaaaaaataatcaaataaaccaTATTACCCTTGCCTTCTAAATCATAGGTATACCTTATACGACTTCTAGTGGACGATCAACATATGGATCGACATATGaattgtgtttttttttgccTTTCTTTTGGCCAAATCTGTTGCAATCAACTACATCATTATGTAAATTTAACTTTTTATTAGCTAATGGAATATTCAAATCGTGATTAGAAGTATGGATcgctttaattttttttagaaatggTGATGAGAACGAAATTGGAATATGCTACAATCAACAAGGTATTTGTTCCTAACACATGTCTAGTTGGATTCGTGTGATGTAGAATTCTGATTCAAAACCCAAAAGATTAAAAAATGAACGCAAACCCACAATAGATGATACAAACACAATTGATAAACAAATTACAACTACAGTCACCCAATCACCCAATCCCCTTTCAGCAAAGAAAGTTTTTAAAATACCCTTCCTGAACTtcagtttttcatttaaatagaGGAACACCCCTGTTCTATGAAAATATATGGAACTCACACACTCATAATTAACTAAATTTAAGGATACAGAGGCACAAAATTCAAAACACACCATGATGGAGACGGAGTAGTCGGTGGGGGTTTTGAGAGAGGCAGATAACATGGGAATGGTGGATTTGGGGGAGGGTTTTGACGGCTGTAGGGGGTGCCCTCCATGGTGCATCCTTTTTTAACATAAATCATTTCTTTGACGTTAATTGGGTATTTGTTGTTGTTGAAGAGCAAGGAAGGACTAGGAAGGATGAAGGAATGAAAGGTAAATTTGTCAATCTGATCCAATGTATGGTTCTAATGGGTAATTTAGTCAATTagatttttttgataaaataatatgattataaaaaataaaaactaattaaaaatgtttaaaaaattgATTTGGACAAATCCGATATTTTAAAAGATTATGaaaggtaaatatgatatttagatttTAGATTGGTTAAATACGATATTTTGAAGCTTAACAAGGGTATATACGAAATTCTCCCTAAAATAATATACATATAGTCATAATTCATATATACCATATTTCTGTTTTAGCAACATaaattaacataaaataatatacatatatatatattcataatatGCTTACAAGATTTTACTTTAGCGTGGTAGTTGATTAGGCTACAAAAATAGTTTATTGATGATTTAATGGTTTGTTTTAGGATGTTGTTAAGTACACTTTAGTCAAAGTATATTTTAGCCTAGTCATTATATGGTGGTGCCAAAAacaattataaaagtttaaaaaaatatgaaaaaacaaGGATGTATTTTGAAAATAGACTAAtgtgtaaataaataaataaataaaacctttGCTATATAAGTTTTTCAAATATAGTCaatgatatattaaaaaaaataataaatcaaaataatcTCATTTACCGATTTCCaagatttaagaaaaaaaattaaaaaagtttTTGAAAATAACCATGAATTCTCATTTTCACCATACCAATTAGTttttaagaaaaaagaaaatacatattTGATATGGGAATATGCATGTTTTACATGTGAAcaaagaaaaatatatattttgttgGGTAAAATCTTCAAAAACAATGTCCACGTAAAAAATTATAATGTAGTTTTGAAGTTTCCTCAAAAAATGTAAATAATCACTTGTCGATCTTAGATTCTTGTCATGCCTATGAAAATACTCAAATATGTAAATACCAACATTCCTAGGAGTAACTAGCAAACTCACCAAACATGGAAGATCTTATCGAACTCAACCCATATCTATACAAGTTTGATTTATATAAATTCATCATAAAGCCCAACACAAAGTAAAAGCAATTCAATCGTGTCATAATATTGTTTATATTTTCAGTAATCCATTCTCACATCAAtgaggtgttgtttgttttttggaaaaaaaacatCTTCAGACCTCTTATTGTTGCACGGCGCAGCACACACGTAATACTTTTCATCTTGCaactgtttgtttttcagaagtttTCGGATTAAAAAACATTTGCATGTGTTCTTCTTGACGCAGCACTTGTTTTGcctcttccaacctcttctttttctttttttcttgctaaaatattgattatatgtTGCTGAAATCTTATCTCacattttttttcgttttatttttgtttattcttgttgaattttttttcctttttttttgttatattgaataataataatttgttgatgaaatatcattattttatattaaaatatctttattttttgttaaaatttcattattttttgctgaaatatcataaatttttGCCGAAACGTCATACGTTATTAAATTTtcggtattaaaaaactatttttggattataaagtcggtttattttaattttttaatatttgcagcagcatgcagatgttaaaaaaataaacacgTTTCTTATTACAATttgcagccgtttggtccacctcttctactgcagagggttaCAGAGATGGTCTGCAGACTTTATGAATTTTTGTTTCAAAAAAGCAAACAGCACCTAAAACATCATCTGCATAAACTAAATGGGAAATAGAAAGATTAGATATTCTCACATTCGAGCTCGTCATTTATAGTCATCGGAAGACTCTCCATGATAAGAATATAAAGATAAGGCATAAATGATCAAACTTTTTTTACGGACTCCCGTTAAGAAGTACTAAGGCCTTAGCCGACAAATAAACGCCCTCTAATCCAACATATACCCTCTAATCCAACATATACAGTTATGCCCAATGCCCAAAAAGTACATGATCCGAAATAAATAGTCCTAACTCAACAAGTCATATGACTATAAAAAATAATCTTCAAAAACATCCTTTTTTATGTTTCTTATATATGTCGATAATCTCATTCACCATAAGAAAATCGTCTAAAATTTGCATACCTTTAACAAAAGTCGACTACTAAATACTCATAATATTGTCCACCACCCTAGCAAGTCAGTTAGCCAAAAGTTTGGCTATAACTTGTATTGCATGCCAATTAAACTAACTGGCGAGTAGCCAACTCTTCTTTGACACTTGCTTTTCCATTCTTTTCAAATATTTACTTCACTTTTAACACTTGCTTTAGATGTTTGAGTCTCCCTTTAAACACCAAGTGTTTGCTAGTAGAAGTCGAACCCACCTTGTTACATCATGCTTCCTTCATCGTTTCATCAAAATCATCTCATTCTATCTAAGGGTTATACATCTTGAAAGGAATAGGTCCATTGTCATCTACTAATTGTTTCAACATAATAGGGCGATGATCATACATCACTCTATTCAATGCAGTTTCTAAAAGACTAAGAAGCAAGTCAACAAAGTcgtacgatatatatatatatatatatatatatatatatatatatatatatatatatatatatatatatatatatatatatatatatatatatatatatatatattgctcaTTTTCTCCATGTTTGCACTTATTTTTGTGTATTTGtatctaatgttttaaaaacagGTTCATATTGATCGGGCTGAGAATAGGAAACGAAAGTGGTTCAGTAACGACCGGTTTATGTCGATTTCTAAATTAGACTGAGCTAGACGTTTTTTTTTAAACCGAGTTGAACCAGTATGATAGAACCGATAAAAAACCGTTTGAACAAGTTTAGTGGACTTATATAGTTGGATTTCACTCGCTCgttaaaaacaacccattttcaaaGCAAAATGAACAACTCAATCAGGTTATCCGAAGTATACACAACTCGAAGGCCAACGACGCACCCCACTATTGGACACGACTTCGACGTACACCAAATACAAGTCCTAGTCTGGCACTGATCTTCTCAACTTGGAAACATTTTGCTTCTCAATTGTTCATTAATAACCGGTGGTCGAACCGTAAACCGATCTCTAGACTGGTTCAACTAAAAGATCGGTTGTATCCTCTCATAGGCACGTCAAAGAGAAAGACGTCATCAATAAAATCATTAAAATGAGAAAACTCTTCAATATTAGTTTTAAAATTATGTATCTTACCATAAAAATTGCcttaatacatttctttaaataaaAGATTAATTGCTAAATCATACACTGGACTTAAGTTACTTATGATAAACATTTTTCAATGAAAAGGCTCTAATGGTGGTTTTTTTGACAAAAGTATGAAAGATTATACTAGGGATAAGCACTTAGTATCAAATCTTGATTTCGTATTGTATTCGAACCGGTACTAAATTTAATGAGACGGCATTCGGTACTTACAAAATTCAGGATTCAATACCCTCGGTAACATTGTTAGTACCGGAAACCGATATCATTCCCGGTACGGTACCGATAATGTTAGTTCGATTCGATATTCATTGTTTTTTCACCCATTTCAATAATCGGTCCATTCCATGCTCATCCCCGGATTAGACATGTTTGAGGAAAGACCATATAACATCTCTATTTTTTATATGGTAATTGAAAAATGATTGATGATTTCGATTGTTGTTATTTAGACTTGGATAGAGGAGTTGAAATAAATACCAAGTTGGAATCCTTGTATTGAAAGATGGAATTTAGGAAGAAAAGTCTTTTGTGTAGATGTTTTTTAGTTTCGATGATGAAAAGGTTTTGTTTCGACATATTTTAGTCACTAATCATGTACTTATATGAAAGGGCATGTGGTCTAATGGGCATCAAACATGTTGAAAATGTGTCATTCAGCCAACTGGTTGAGGATTCCGGTCCCATGATAGACAAAAGTGTATCAGAAGCATCATTTGGTTAAAGAAAAGAAACTTAGATAAACACAAAATGCAGAAAAAGACAAAGTAGCAGCTTAAAAGATGAAGATGAAATCCAGAAGCTAGTGACATTGTATGAACAAGTGCATTAACAAAGAAAGAGATTACTACATACAGAAAATTCAATATGTCCAGCCACCACAACAACAGGAGGAGGATTGAAAATTAAACAAAGGTACATGTGATGAGATGAAACACGGCAGTTGATGGGTCTTTAGAAAATGTTAATGCACATAATAATatatatgatgatgatgaagattcaAGATGCTATCTATGAACATGAACATCTTTGGGACAAGTGCAGTTTGATTCACGGGAAAATGTTTCCAGAAGAATACTGAAATGCTTCAAAGTTGAAATTatatctgtctctctctctctctctattatatATATCACCTGACTGGTTTCATCTGGAATCCCCACCCCCTTTTGTATACTTCTTCTGTGTGCAATGGATCGATCGATTTACAGCTTTTCAGCTTTCATCATACACAGACACGGACACGGACACACTGACTGACTGACTGACTGAAAACTCAAAAGCTTTGCAGCCTTCTCTGCTTCTGCCTGCTGCTTAAATTAAAGAATGTCTCAAGTCTCAAGTCTCAATTCTCAAGTGAAACAGAGAGAGGAGAGGAGGGAGGTTGGTAAGCTTAGCTTAAAAGTTAAAAGGGGGCTTCAAGGGATTCATCCCATACATCTGCACTACCATTAGACGCATCTTCAGCATCTTCCTCCATTGAAAGCCGTATATATTCCCGATGTGCAAACCGGTCCCACTCTGTCAATGTCGGATTCTCACGTTCCTGTTGCGTTCATTTGTTATTATTATGTTTTCTTTTAAACAATTTTAACATCAttgatgattgattgattgataccTACCTGACGAATGAGGAAGGGGTCGCGACTTTCATACGCCATGAACTTGTTCAGATTAAACAAGATATTGAAAACACTGCCAGAAAGTTTGCTTCCTTTTAGGTCCCCAAGTGTAAAATACCCCTCATCCTGCAACtcaaaatcgtttttttttttttttttatttaataagaaTAATAAACTAAAGCATCAGATATAGTTACTAAGTAAGTAAGTAAGCATACCTTTGGTCCAACCATGTCAACTATCTGACATAAAATGTCCTCAAAAAGAACAGGCTCTTGAGCCATGCATTCCATGCGATGCAACTGTTCCTCATAGAAGAATTGCATCTCATTCCTTGTCACTGCCCCGTTTCCATCCAAGTCTATGCACTTGAACCTATCAAATCAAATCccatttttttatatttcttatGCCACTCACTCCTACAAAACtaacttttcttttttttttctttttaaaaaaataccAGTACTCAAGGCTTGGCTCAGATGACTTATCCTCTTCGGACAAAATGAAGTAAACAAAATCCTCATATCCCATTTTCCCTTCAACCTTACTCGTAAACTTTCTTGGAACCTGGTGATTCATGGTTGtgttttaaaatttatataataaaaataaattaaagaaaatatgACTAAATACCTGGGAAAATATTCTGTCAACAATCCTGTAGGTCAATGCATGGTTGCCATATCTTATAAGGTTCTCTTTATCAATCAAAAAATCATGATCTGTGTCCAGCTCCCAGAATTTGCAATATATTACATAGAAATGCTCGTAAGAGAAATATCTGTGGAAACAAAATCAAATCACATTAATTTCACTTAAAAGCTTATTATGATAAAAGTTGAGTTGTAAAATCTATTATACCTCAAAACTTTGTTTATGTCTTCTTCTTCATCTGCATGCAGCATTGCAGCAATTAGATTTCCACGTTTGAGCTCCCTGAGGGTCAGACGACCATTACCTCCTCTATTCACATAGTAAAATATGCGGTATATTACCGTTTCAGCTGCTCATCCCAACAAAAATACATATATGTTAATCATCAATTCAATGCTATtattatactttttttttaataagaaACGATTCATAAAAAATGTACATAGGACAAAAAGAAAAACTATTCATTGCATTGCATCTAAATAACAACATACCATATCTCTCCTGAAACTCAGGTGTGTTTTGTAAGAACTCCAGACCTGGATGACTTGCTAAAAGCTCACGAAGTATGGGTTTGAAGTCCTCCTATTGCAAAATTCAAAATTGTAACATCAGTTTTGGAGGAAGCTTGTCATATTCCTATTTGAACTCACAAAAATCGCATTCGCATTTCCACTATCTAAATAAAGTACAGTTGACAATTATGGAGTTTGAGTAAGGAGGAATACGTGAGTTAGATATCTCAAATCAGGCTGCTTCAAAATTGTAAATATTTGGGTAGCTATATCTTTTGTCAACATGTTGCTATGGACCCAATACTCAACAAATGCATCCCTGCAGTGTAGCCAGCCATGTTTTAGTTTTAGACAAACTTACGAATATAAAAACTAAATGTCACAATATCAGTCATAACACATAAGCTTCTACATGAAAATATTTGAAAACCAATGTTCTATCACAGATTCCTTTTATCAATGGATCATGTCGATGTAAACTTCCAAAAGCAACTCAGGAcaacatatatatacacaccaaaatgatgttttatgcgaAATGTGTTTAAATAAGATCTATTCATGATTTGCATAAAGATGTTTATTTGGTGTAAAGCATGTTAATATGTGATACATGATCCTAGCTGATACATGACTTTGTGTGTTAGCATCTTGATGATTGTATTTCTAGGTATTGCTATATGTGCCTAAGAAATTTTCAACTTGCCGTCTTTTTCAAATTTGGGGTATTACACCAGTGGATCATGGTTTTCTTTTCCCTTTGTGTTTATACTTCATCATGTTAGAAACAGTaaacaataataatagttattCTAAGAGAAGTGTGACTCAAACAGGCAGTTACCACCAAAGTACGAATATATATGCAATATATTCAGCATGCTCAAGATTTTATTGTAGCAATACCAGAATTAAGTAATATTTCTCTAAATTAccttatgattcttaaatgttaTGTCATTTCATTTTCACCACATTGCTAATATATATACTGAGGGGCAAAAACAAAGGCATAAAGTTTGGCAGTATTACTCACAGGGATAAGGACAGGATTCACATATAAATGAACAGATAAGATGCTCTGAGGGGGTTAAAAGTCCtccttatcattttttttttaatatgaccCTTATGCATTCATTACACAACCACTTCATATGGATTTCCAGAAATTCAGATTAACTACTCATAAAGGCATAGATAAGAATATACCTGGTCACACCAATGCCATTAACATCAATCTTTTTGTAAAGAGCGGTAGAGAAAAAAGATGGCAGCTTGCAAATTTCCTTTGTAATTGGTTTGAAATCTGTTGATTCAATTCAAAATTAGCACAATTGAACTACACATATACCCATTGAAAAGGTAAACTGATGATTCATCATGATATAATATGCATAATTACAATTAGGGAGATGCCTCACCATGCAATTGTAGCCCTTCCATATGACCATAGAAAAATTGGTTGCATTGAAACAAACATCGTTCTTTTAGTTCATTTGGTGGTGGACGACCATTTTGAAAGTAAAACTGCAACCATTACCATGTACTTGAGTCAAAACTCAAAACTAGAGcattaaaagttaaaacaaaaCAGATCAAAATAAGAATTGATTTTTTGCTATCAAATTCAAACCTGAGGTATTAACTCTTTTGCTGGCTCACTCAATAATCTCAAAGGAGAACCTAAAACTGATGGGCCCGCCCTATGTTTTGTAATACGAGGAGAACCAGAACCAGATGAACTTCTTGGTGAGAGTGGAGGTGTACTGCCAGCTGGAAACATGGAAGGTATTGAAGAGCCGGAAGTAGCCTTAGGGCTGTTAGTTGATCCAGGCACATTCAATGGAACACCAGCCTTTGCATTGTTAACTAAAGATTTTACCTATATATTCACAGAGGAAAAATCATGAATGGTTTTCTTATTTATCCAACAAACTATAAGTCTATAACTAATGAAAGTGATGATCATGATACAAATTGTGTATATATGCTATTGATGTGATAGTTACTTTTCCTATATCATATTGAGCTGTTCTTCCATTTAAATGAATCATTCAACCCATGGACAATGTGCCCAAGGTAAACATTCGATGCCAGATGCCAACCCTAATTTGGGATAGGTAAGTTATAACTGATGAAGAACATcaatttcaacatttattaacTACCACTTTGCCATCTTAATCTAGCTACATCTGACAGAAACCAATCTAACCATCAGCAACTGATGATAAAGAACTATTAAGATAACGGTATAATAGGAGCGATTTTCTTGCACAAAAGAAATATTATGATTACAGTACTTACTAAAGGAGTGGTTTCTGGAAGAGAGAGCCATTGCTCGAACAGTTTCTCAGCAACATAAGGATTTGATTTAATAGCCAGAGGAGACACTTCATTCAGCTGTAACAATTCAGGGTCAAGACAACCCGCTTCACCATTATTATCCATATCCATCATTCCTCGATCAAATCCTTTATCAGCACCTGGATTCAAACTCTATCATCCAGATCTCAAATTGAAAACACACGACGATCAACTTAACCCTAGTAAACCAAAAAAGGAAACGGAACTTTTTCACATATATATTGTAATCGTACGGGCTTGACTATTCTCTCGCTTAAGAGTCAATCAATCGCATTGAATCATACTTGCGAATTGGGAATGATAagattttgggagtttacggagCTAGATGAAACAGATCCCAACCTGAAATTGGGGTTTTTCATAATAATGTTCGCGGAGATCGATGTGGAAAGTGGATGGTATGATGAATTTGGGGGAGTAAGATTCGAGATTCTTGCATGAGTGATGTTGGGGGAAATAAAGAGAGATTGCACCTGAAGCGGAGAAGAAGATGATATAGAAGGAAACGCGTCGTTGGAAGGCCTAACCAAAGCAGGCGACCAAATGGACAAAGGCACGATAGTAATAGAGACgaaaaaaaaaatggatttatttctctttttaaaaaagAACGCTATGTTTTAGACGCACAAAAAAATATAACTATTCTAATTGTCAAAACTATTTCAGGCCAAAACCAACAATATTAATAAACTCTCGTTTAACCAAAACATAATAATTTTACTAATCACACATATCtaaaacataataaatcataaaaattaaacaaacattttaaaatcaaattcaaaataaatagGAGAAAAACTCATCTTCTTTCAATGGGTTTTCAGTACTCTACAAATCAACCCAACTAAAAACCTTAACCCAATAGAAACTTCAGCCCACTTAAGTTTAGCCAAAACTTAAATCTTTAGTCCATTAAGAATACCAACCCCCCTCCCCCCTACATCTATAATAAACCCTATTTCTTTTTCtcatatttttctaattttcagCCAAGAAACATAAAGAATCTCTTTCTCTCTTcttcccttttttttcttttcttgattcaTGGTGGTTGTCTGATTTTTCTATGAAGATGTTGATGGTTTATGATTTTCAATTGTTCAATAGGTGGGCATATGTGGTGATTTGGGGTGGAATTGATACGGTGTCAAGTTTTTTCCTCTAAACAATATACCGTACTAAGGGCATCCACAATGCATTCACATCATCATTCACTATTCCATACAACTTTACTCATTTTTATTCCACAATGCATTAAACTCTACAAGTTTAATgaaacatattaaaaaaatatttatttaaagatttaaatactttttttttcattGAAGAGTTTAATGGTCATTGAACTCCAAATTCATTGAATGCCAATGTGGCATTTCACAATGGTGGAGTTGTATCCATTGAATGACAAGTAGACATGACACCTCATTCAACTCTTTCATTAAACCCCCCAATTATGGATGCTCTAACTATAGTTGGCAGAAGAATTTAACTACCTATACCATACCAAATATGTTTAGCACCAACTTATTCGGCAACCAAAAAATCGGTTGGTACACGTTGGTATTGATATATACCAAAACTTGTGATTGTCGATTGATAACTTGCAATTGCTGATTGGAGAAGAATAAGGGGAATGGTAATTTTGGTGTTAGAAGTGGGAACAAGAAGGCGAGAAGTAAAGCCGTGAAAATTCAAAATTGGTAGTCTAACCTAAAAGGCTAAAAGTGAACATGAGTACATGAAGTTGTGGTCGCTTGTTGGGGATTTTATTCACACCGTAATTTGCTATGATGTCCCTATCTAACATGACAGTCGTTGACTATTTTAGctgtttatatttattttaccGATTCGTGTTATATTTTCAATTCGCCCCTTTTAGTTTATTATAACTACTATCTATAACATTTATTATTgtcatttttattttaatgtaAATTGTATCGTTTcttaattttgtatttaattACCGAAAATATAGAAATTAAAAATGTTACAgcaataaataaaagaaaaggttATAATAATAACAAGATTTTTTTATATcatcaaaacattttttttatttggtggGTGAGTCTTTTTGTAAAtctacataataataataattcttaCGTCTAGTATTTAGTGGAACTATCTATTCCATTATATTAAACATATTTGTCATTTCTTGATATTTAAGAGATACAAAAAATATAACATTACGTACAATCATTTAATCTTAATCTTCTCAAAACGACTAATAATTAATCATTACCAAAGATAACAAAAACTCATCATGGAAAAAAGATCATGAATTGCTtgtaatattattaatttta containing:
- the LOC111916347 gene encoding serine/threonine protein phosphatase 2A regulatory subunit B''beta gives rise to the protein MMDMDNNGEAGCLDPELLQLNEVSPLAIKSNPYVAEKLFEQWLSLPETTPLVKSLVNNAKAGVPLNVPGSTNSPKATSGSSIPSMFPAGSTPPLSPRSSSGSGSPRITKHRAGPSVLGSPLRLLSEPAKELIPQFYFQNGRPPPNELKERCLFQCNQFFYGHMEGLQLHDFKPITKEICKLPSFFSTALYKKIDVNGIGVTRDAFVEYWVHSNMLTKDIATQIFTILKQPDLRYLTHEDFKPILRELLASHPGLEFLQNTPEFQERYAETVIYRIFYYVNRGGNGRLTLRELKRGNLIAAMLHADEEEDINKVLRYFSYEHFYVIYCKFWELDTDHDFLIDKENLIRYGNHALTYRIVDRIFSQVPRKFTSKVEGKMGYEDFVYFILSEEDKSSEPSLEYWFKCIDLDGNGAVTRNEMQFFYEEQLHRMECMAQEPVLFEDILCQIVDMVGPKDEGYFTLGDLKGSKLSGSVFNILFNLNKFMAYESRDPFLIRQERENPTLTEWDRFAHREYIRLSMEEDAEDASNGSADVWDESLEAPF